A DNA window from Pogona vitticeps strain Pit_001003342236 chromosome 2, PviZW2.1, whole genome shotgun sequence contains the following coding sequences:
- the CHD1 gene encoding chromodomain-helicase-DNA-binding protein 1 isoform X2 — MNGHSDEESARNSSGESSQSDDDSGSASGSGSGSSSGSSSDGSSSQSGSSDSDSGSESGSQSESGSDTSKEKKVQAKPPRVDGAEFWKSNPSILAVQRSAMLRKQQQLQQQQQSKAASSNSGSEEDSSSSEDSADDSSSEIKRKNHKDEDWQMSGSGSVSGTASDSDLEESREKSSGDESESDYEPKNKVKSRKPPTRIKQKSRKKISGQKKRQLESSSSSSDDDDYDKRGSRRQATVNVSYKEAEEAKTDSDDLLEVCGEDVPQPEEDEFETIEKFMDSRIGRKGATGATTTIYAVEADGDPNAGYDKSKEPGDVQYLIKWKGWSHIHNTWETEETLKQQNVRGMKKLDNYKKKDQETKRWLKNASPEDVEYYNCQQELTDDLHKQYQIVERIIAHSNQKSAAGYPDYYCKWQGLPYSECSWEDGALIAKKFQSRIDEYFSRNQSKTTPFKDCKVLKQRPRFVALKKQPSYIGGHEGLELRDYQLNGLNWLAHSWCKGNSCILADEMGLGKTIQTISFLNYLFHEHQLYGPFLLVVPLSTLTSWQREIQTWAPQMNAVVYLGDITSRNVIRTHEWMHPQTKRLKFNILLTTYEILLKDKSFLGGLNWAFIGVDEAHRLKNDDSLLYKTLIDFRSNHRLLITGTPLQNSLKELWSLLHFIMPEKFSSWEDFEEEHGKGREFGYASLHKELEPFLLRRVKKDVEKSLPAKVEQILRMEMSALQKQYYKWILTRNYKALSKGSKGSTSGFLNIMMELKKCCNHCYLIKPPDDNEFYNKQEALQNLIRSSGKLILLDKLLIRLRERGSRVLIFSQMVRMLDILAEYLKYRQFPFQRLDGSIKGELRKQALDHFNAEGSEDFCFLLSTRAGGLGINLASADTVVIFDSDWNPQNDLQAQARAHRIGQKKQVNIYRLVTKGSVEEDILERAKKKMVLDHLVIQRMDTTGKTVLHTGSAPSSSAPFNKEELSAILKFGAEELFKEPEGEEQEPQEMDIDEILKRAETRENETGPLSVGDELLSQFKVANFSNMDEDDIDLEPEQNSRNWEEIIPEVHRRRLEEEERQKELEEIYLLPRMRNCAKQISFNGNEGRRCRNRRYSGSDSDSISERKRPKKRGRPRTIPRENIKGFSDAEIRRFIKSYKKFGGPLERLDAIARDAELVDKSEIDLRRLGELVHNGCIKALKDNSSGQERAGGRLGKVKGPTFRISGVQVNAKLVIAHEEELEPLHKSIPSDPEERKRYTIPCHTKAAHFDMDWGKEDDSNLLIGIYEYGYGSWEMIKMDPDLNLTHKILPDDPDKKPQAKQLQTRADYLIKLLNKDLARKEAQRLSGAGGSKRRKMRIKKSKTIKAAKMKEEIKSDTSPTPSDKSEEEEEEDSKDEMSSVKHPNKKMKTEKEIEESLDADTTMKKEVDDKRETKENKRDPKRDKKEKEDKKEMREKEMKDRRENKAKEYIQKEKEVKEDKTNEFKPDNKDKTKKAPSADTPVHITASSEPVPISEESEELDQKTFSICKERMRPVKAALKQLDRPEKGLSEREQLEHTRQCLIKIGDHITECLKEYTNPEQIKQWRKNLWIFVSKFTEFDARKLHKLYKHAIKKRQETQHNEQNLSSSMNTHLNRNPDVERLKENTNHDDSSRDSYSSDRHLAQYHDHHKDRLHGDNYKKSDCRKRPYSSFSNGKDHRDWDHYKQDNRYYGDNKHRKLDDHRSRDHRSSLEGSLKDSRSHTDHQITLDHRSSSDYSHHKSSRDYRYHSDWQMDHRASSSGPRSPLDQRSPYDSRSPLGHRSPFEHSTDHKSTPEHMWSSRKT, encoded by the exons TGAAGACTGGCAAATGTCTGGCTCAGGATCTGTGTCTGGAACTGCTTCAGATTCTGATTTGGAAGAAAGTAGAGAGAAAAGTAGTGGTGATGAGAGTGAATCTGACTATGAGCCAAAAAACAAAGTCAAGAGCAGGAAGCCTCCAACCAG aataaagcaaaaaagcaggaagaaaatttcagggcagaaaaaaaggcaacttgaatcatcatcatcatcatctgatgaCGACGACTATGACAAAAGAGGATCTCGCCGCCAGGCAACAGTAAATGTTAGTTATAAGGAAGCAGAAGAGGCAAAGACGGATTCAGATGATCTGCTGGAAGTTTGTGGAGAGGATGTTCCgcaacctgaagaagatgaatttgAAACAATAGAAAAATTTATGGATAGCCGCATTGGACGAAAAGGAG CCACTGGTGCTACAACCACCATCTATGCCGTTGAAGCTGATGGCGATCCAAATGCAGGTTATGATAAATCAAAAGAACCTGGTGATGTGCAATATTTGATTAAATGGAAAGGTTGGTCCCATATCCATAACACTTGGGAAACAGAAGAAACTCTGAAACAGCAGAATGTTAGAGGAATGAAAAAACTTGACAATTATAAGAAGAAGGATCAAGAAACTAAACGATG GTTAAAAAATGCCTCTCCAGAAGATGTGGAGTATTACAATTGCCAGCAAGAATTGACAGATGATTTACATAAACAGTATCAAATAGTAGAACGAATAATTG CCCATTCTAATCAGAAGTCAGCAGCAGGTTATCCAGATTATTATTGTAAATGGCAGGGTCTCCCTTACTCAGAGTGCAGCTGGGAAGATGGTGCTCTCATAGCAAAAAAATTCCAGTCACGCATCGATGAATATTTTAGTAGAAACCAGTCCAAGACTACTCCTTTTAAGGACTGTAAG GTTTTAAAACAAAGGCCAAGATTTGTGGCCCTAAAGAAACAGCCATCTTATATTGGAGGCCATGAAGGATTGGAACTCAGAGATTATCAGCTAAATGGACTAAACTGGCTGGCTCATTCTTGGTGCAA GGGGAACAGTTGTATTCTTGCAGATGAAATGGGATTGGGTAAAACAATACAAACAATCTCCTTTCTAAATTACTTGTTCCATGAGCATCAGTTGTATGGGCCTTTCTTGCTAGTAGTGCCACTTTCAACTTTGACATCTTGGCAAAGAGAAATCCAGACATGGGCTCCCCAAATGAATGCTGTAGTTTATTTGGGAGACATTACTAGCAGAAATGTG ATTAGAACACACGAATGGATGCATCCGCAGACCAAACGATTAAAATTTAACATCTTACTGACAACTTATGAAATTTTGTTAAAGGATAAG TCATTCCTTGGTGGTCTGAACTGGGCATTTATAGGAGTGGATGAAGCCCATCGATTAAAAAATGATGACTCCCTCCTGTACAAGACCTTAATAGACTTCAGATCCAATCATCGCCTTCTTATCACTGGAACACCACTTCAAAATTCTCTGAAAGAGCTCTGGTCTCTGCTGCACTTCATTATGCCAGAAAA GTTTTCTTCTTGGGAAGATTTTGAAGAGGAACACGGGAAAGGAAGGGAATTTGGCTATGCAAGTCTTCATAAAGAACTTGAACCATTTCTTTTGAGGAGAGTTAAGAAAGATGTAGAGAAATCTCTGCCTGCTAAGGTTGAGCAGATTCTAAGAATGGAGATGAGTGCATTGCAAAAGCAATATTACAA GTGGATTTTAACCAGGAATTACAAAGCCCTCAGTAAAGGTTCAAAGGGCAGTACCTCAGGCTTTCTGAATATTATGATGGAGCTCAAAAAGTGTTGTAATCATTGCTACCTCATTAAACCACCAGATGATAATGAATTCTATAATAAACAGGAGGCCTTACAA aatTTAATCCGAAGTAGTGGGAAGCTAATTCTTTTAGACAAGCTGCTGATTCGCTTACGAGAGCGTGGCAGCAGAGTGCTTATATTCTCTCAGATGGTGCGGATGCTGGACATCTTGGCTGAATATTTGAAATATCGTCAGTTTCCCTTTCAA AGACTAGATGGATCAATAAAAGGCGAACTGCGGAAGCAAGCACTGGATCATTTCAATGCAGAAGGTTCTGAG GACTTTTGCTTTTTGCTCTCTACCAGAGCTGGAGGCCTGGGTATAAATTTGGCATCTGCTGATACTGTAGTTATATTTGATTCTGACTGGAACCCTCAAAATGACCTTCAGGCACAAGCTAGAGCACATAGGATTGGACAAAAGAAGCAG GTTAATATTTATCGACTGGTCACTAAGGGATCAGTAGAAGAAGATATCCTGGAAAGAGCTAAAAAGAAGATGGTTTTAGATCATTTGGTCATTCAAAGGATGGACACTACAGGGAAGACAGTATTGCACACAGGCTCTGCACCTTCTAG CTCTGCTCCTTTCAACAAAGAGGAGCTGTCAGCTATTTTAAAGTTTGGTGCTGAGGAACTTTTTAAGGAACCAGAAGGTGAAGAACAGGAGCCACAG GAAATGGACATAGATGAAATTTTGAAAAGAGCTGAAACACGGGAAAATGAAACTGGTCCATTAAGCGTGGGAGATGAGTTGCTTTCTCAGTTCAAG GTAGCTAATTTCTCCAACATGGATGAAGATGATATTGACTTGGAACCTGAACAAAATTCAAGGAATTGGGAAGAAATCATTCCAGAGGTGCACAGGCGAAGattagaagaggaggaaagacaaAAGGAACTGGAAGAAATATATTTACTTCCAAGAATGAGAAACTGTGCAAAACAG ATCAGCTTTAATGGAAATGAAGGGAGACGCTGTAGGAACAGGAGATATTCTGGATCAGATAGTGACTCAATCTCAGAAAGAAAACGCCCCAAAAAACGTGGAAGACCACGTACTATTCCACGGGAAAATATTAAGGGGTTTAGTGATGCAGAGATTCGGAG GTTTATCAAGAGTTACAAGAAATTTGGGGGCCCTCTTGAAAG GTTAGATGCCATAGCTAGAGATGCTGAACTGGTGGATAAATCTGAGATAGACCTCAGACGACTTGGAGAGCTAGTACATAATGGGTGTATCAAGGCTCTAAAGGATAACTCATCTGGACAGGAAAGAGCAG GAGGCAGACTTGGCAAAGTTAAAGGCCCAACATTCAGAATATCAGGAGTACAAGTCAATGCTAAACTAGTAATTGCACATGAGGAAGAACTAGAGCCTTTGCACAAATCCATTCCTTCAGATCCAGAGGAAAGGAAGAG GTATACCATTCCTTGTCACACTAAGGCAGCTCATTTTGATATGGATTGGGGCAAGGAGGATGACTCTAATCTTCTAATAGGCATTTATGAATACGGATATGGTAGTTGGGAAATGATAAAAATGGACCCAGATCTCAATTTAACACACAAG ATTTTACCAGATGATCCAGATAAGAAGCCCCAAGCCAAGCAGTTGCAGACTCGTGCAGACTACCTCATAAAATTACTCAATAAGGACCTTGCAAGGAAGGAAGCCCAAAGACTATCTGGAGCA GGTGgctcaaagagaagaaaaatgagaattAAGAAGAGCAAGACCATAAAAGCAGCAAAGATGAAGGAGGAGATAAAGAGTGACACATCACCAACCCCTTCAGATAagtctgaggaagaggaagaggaggatagCAAG GATGAAATGTCTTCTGTGAAACATCCaaataaaaagatgaaaacagaaaaagaaattgaaGAAAGTCTTGATGCAGATACTACCATGAAAAAGGAGGTGGATGACAAAAGAGAGACCAAGGAAAACAAAAGGGATCCGAAAagggacaaaaaggaaaaagaggacaagaaagagatgagggaaaaagagatgaaagataGGAGAGAAAACAAGGCAAAAGAATacatacaaaaagaaaaggaagtgaaagAAGACAAG ACAAATGAATTCAAACCTGACAACaaggacaaaacaaaaaaagcccctTCAGCAGATACACCTGTTCATATAACAGCAAGCAGTGAGCCAGTTCCTATATCTGAAGAATCTGAGGAGCTGGATCAGAAGACATTCAGtata TGCAAAGAAAGAATGAGGCCTGTCAAAGCAGCACTAAAACAACTGGATAGACCAGAGAAAGGTCTTTCAGAAAGGGAACAACTGGAACATACTAGACAATGTCTTATCAAAATTGGAGATCATATAACAGAGTGTTTAAAAGAATATACAAATCCAGAACAAATCAAACAGTGGAGAAA GAACTTGTGGATTTTTGTTTCCAAATTTACGGAATTTGATGCCAGAAAACTTCATAAATTGTACAAACATGCAATAAAGAAACGCCAAGAAACTCAg CATAATGAACAGAACCTTAGCAGTAGTATGAATACCCATTTGAATAGAAATCCAG ATGTGGAACGACTAAAAGAGAACACAAATCATGATGATAGTAGCAGAGACAGTTATTCATCAGACAGGCACTTAGCACAGTATCATGATCATCATAAAGACAGACTTCATGGAGACAACTACAAAAAAAGTGATTGCAGAAAAAGGCCGTATTCTTCCTTTAGCAATGGAAAGGACCATAGAGATTGGGATCACTATAAACAGGATAACAG atacTATGGTGACAATAAACATAGAAAGCTAGATGACCACAGAAGTAGAGACCACAGGTCAAGTCTCGAAGGAAGCTTAAAAGACAGTCGATCACACACAGATCATCAAATAACTTTGGATCATCGATCTAGTTCAGACTACAGCCATCATAAATCTTCAAGGGATTATAGATACCACTCCGACTGGCAAATGGACCACAGAGCTTCCAGTAGTGGTCCTCGGTCACCATTAGATCAGAGATCACCATATGACTCACGATCTCCATTAGGACACAGATCTCCATTTGAACATTCAACAGATCACAAAAGTACACCAGAACATATGTGGAGTAGTCGGAAGACATAG
- the CHD1 gene encoding chromodomain-helicase-DNA-binding protein 1 isoform X1, translated as MNGHSDEESARNSSGESSQSDDDSGSASGSGSGSSSGSSSDGSSSQSGSSDSDSGSESGSQSESGSDTSKEKKVQAKPPRVDGAEFWKSNPSILAVQRSAMLRKQQQLQQQQQSKAASSNSGSEEDSSSSEDSADDSSSEIKRKNHKDEDWQMSGSGSVSGTASDSDLEESREKSSGDESESDYEPKNKVKSRKPPTRIKQKSRKKISGQKKRQLESSSSSSDDDDYDKRGSRRQATVNVSYKEAEEAKTDSDDLLEVCGEDVPQPEEDEFETIEKFMDSRIGRKGATGATTTIYAVEADGDPNAGYDKSKEPGDVQYLIKWKGWSHIHNTWETEETLKQQNVRGMKKLDNYKKKDQETKRWLKNASPEDVEYYNCQQELTDDLHKQYQIVERIIAHSNQKSAAGYPDYYCKWQGLPYSECSWEDGALIAKKFQSRIDEYFSRNQSKTTPFKDCKVLKQRPRFVALKKQPSYIGGHEGLELRDYQLNGLNWLAHSWCKGNSCILADEMGLGKTIQTISFLNYLFHEHQLYGPFLLVVPLSTLTSWQREIQTWAPQMNAVVYLGDITSRNVIRTHEWMHPQTKRLKFNILLTTYEILLKDKSFLGGLNWAFIGVDEAHRLKNDDSLLYKTLIDFRSNHRLLITGTPLQNSLKELWSLLHFIMPEKFSSWEDFEEEHGKGREFGYASLHKELEPFLLRRVKKDVEKSLPAKVEQILRMEMSALQKQYYKWILTRNYKALSKGSKGSTSGFLNIMMELKKCCNHCYLIKPPDDNEFYNKQEALQNLIRSSGKLILLDKLLIRLRERGSRVLIFSQMVRMLDILAEYLKYRQFPFQRLDGSIKGELRKQALDHFNAEGSEDFCFLLSTRAGGLGINLASADTVVIFDSDWNPQNDLQAQARAHRIGQKKQVNIYRLVTKGSVEEDILERAKKKMVLDHLVIQRMDTTGKTVLHTGSAPSSSAPFNKEELSAILKFGAEELFKEPEGEEQEPQEMDIDEILKRAETRENETGPLSVGDELLSQFKVANFSNMDEDDIDLEPEQNSRNWEEIIPEVHRRRLEEEERQKELEEIYLLPRMRNCAKQISFNGNEGRRCRNRRYSGSDSDSISERKRPKKRGRPRTIPRENIKGFSDAEIRRFIKSYKKFGGPLERLDAIARDAELVDKSEIDLRRLGELVHNGCIKALKDNSSGQERAGGRLGKVKGPTFRISGVQVNAKLVIAHEEELEPLHKSIPSDPEERKRYTIPCHTKAAHFDMDWGKEDDSNLLIGIYEYGYGSWEMIKMDPDLNLTHKILPDDPDKKPQAKQLQTRADYLIKLLNKDLARKEAQRLSGAGGSKRRKMRIKKSKTIKAAKMKEEIKSDTSPTPSDKSEEEEEEDSKDEMSSVKHPNKKMKTEKEIEESLDADTTMKKEVDDKRETKENKRDPKRDKKEKEDKKEMREKEMKDRRENKAKEYIQKEKEVKEDKTNEFKPDNKDKTKKAPSADTPVHITASSEPVPISEESEELDQKTFSICKERMRPVKAALKQLDRPEKGLSEREQLEHTRQCLIKIGDHITECLKEYTNPEQIKQWRKNLWIFVSKFTEFDARKLHKLYKHAIKKRQETQQHNEQNLSSSMNTHLNRNPDVERLKENTNHDDSSRDSYSSDRHLAQYHDHHKDRLHGDNYKKSDCRKRPYSSFSNGKDHRDWDHYKQDNRYYGDNKHRKLDDHRSRDHRSSLEGSLKDSRSHTDHQITLDHRSSSDYSHHKSSRDYRYHSDWQMDHRASSSGPRSPLDQRSPYDSRSPLGHRSPFEHSTDHKSTPEHMWSSRKT; from the exons TGAAGACTGGCAAATGTCTGGCTCAGGATCTGTGTCTGGAACTGCTTCAGATTCTGATTTGGAAGAAAGTAGAGAGAAAAGTAGTGGTGATGAGAGTGAATCTGACTATGAGCCAAAAAACAAAGTCAAGAGCAGGAAGCCTCCAACCAG aataaagcaaaaaagcaggaagaaaatttcagggcagaaaaaaaggcaacttgaatcatcatcatcatcatctgatgaCGACGACTATGACAAAAGAGGATCTCGCCGCCAGGCAACAGTAAATGTTAGTTATAAGGAAGCAGAAGAGGCAAAGACGGATTCAGATGATCTGCTGGAAGTTTGTGGAGAGGATGTTCCgcaacctgaagaagatgaatttgAAACAATAGAAAAATTTATGGATAGCCGCATTGGACGAAAAGGAG CCACTGGTGCTACAACCACCATCTATGCCGTTGAAGCTGATGGCGATCCAAATGCAGGTTATGATAAATCAAAAGAACCTGGTGATGTGCAATATTTGATTAAATGGAAAGGTTGGTCCCATATCCATAACACTTGGGAAACAGAAGAAACTCTGAAACAGCAGAATGTTAGAGGAATGAAAAAACTTGACAATTATAAGAAGAAGGATCAAGAAACTAAACGATG GTTAAAAAATGCCTCTCCAGAAGATGTGGAGTATTACAATTGCCAGCAAGAATTGACAGATGATTTACATAAACAGTATCAAATAGTAGAACGAATAATTG CCCATTCTAATCAGAAGTCAGCAGCAGGTTATCCAGATTATTATTGTAAATGGCAGGGTCTCCCTTACTCAGAGTGCAGCTGGGAAGATGGTGCTCTCATAGCAAAAAAATTCCAGTCACGCATCGATGAATATTTTAGTAGAAACCAGTCCAAGACTACTCCTTTTAAGGACTGTAAG GTTTTAAAACAAAGGCCAAGATTTGTGGCCCTAAAGAAACAGCCATCTTATATTGGAGGCCATGAAGGATTGGAACTCAGAGATTATCAGCTAAATGGACTAAACTGGCTGGCTCATTCTTGGTGCAA GGGGAACAGTTGTATTCTTGCAGATGAAATGGGATTGGGTAAAACAATACAAACAATCTCCTTTCTAAATTACTTGTTCCATGAGCATCAGTTGTATGGGCCTTTCTTGCTAGTAGTGCCACTTTCAACTTTGACATCTTGGCAAAGAGAAATCCAGACATGGGCTCCCCAAATGAATGCTGTAGTTTATTTGGGAGACATTACTAGCAGAAATGTG ATTAGAACACACGAATGGATGCATCCGCAGACCAAACGATTAAAATTTAACATCTTACTGACAACTTATGAAATTTTGTTAAAGGATAAG TCATTCCTTGGTGGTCTGAACTGGGCATTTATAGGAGTGGATGAAGCCCATCGATTAAAAAATGATGACTCCCTCCTGTACAAGACCTTAATAGACTTCAGATCCAATCATCGCCTTCTTATCACTGGAACACCACTTCAAAATTCTCTGAAAGAGCTCTGGTCTCTGCTGCACTTCATTATGCCAGAAAA GTTTTCTTCTTGGGAAGATTTTGAAGAGGAACACGGGAAAGGAAGGGAATTTGGCTATGCAAGTCTTCATAAAGAACTTGAACCATTTCTTTTGAGGAGAGTTAAGAAAGATGTAGAGAAATCTCTGCCTGCTAAGGTTGAGCAGATTCTAAGAATGGAGATGAGTGCATTGCAAAAGCAATATTACAA GTGGATTTTAACCAGGAATTACAAAGCCCTCAGTAAAGGTTCAAAGGGCAGTACCTCAGGCTTTCTGAATATTATGATGGAGCTCAAAAAGTGTTGTAATCATTGCTACCTCATTAAACCACCAGATGATAATGAATTCTATAATAAACAGGAGGCCTTACAA aatTTAATCCGAAGTAGTGGGAAGCTAATTCTTTTAGACAAGCTGCTGATTCGCTTACGAGAGCGTGGCAGCAGAGTGCTTATATTCTCTCAGATGGTGCGGATGCTGGACATCTTGGCTGAATATTTGAAATATCGTCAGTTTCCCTTTCAA AGACTAGATGGATCAATAAAAGGCGAACTGCGGAAGCAAGCACTGGATCATTTCAATGCAGAAGGTTCTGAG GACTTTTGCTTTTTGCTCTCTACCAGAGCTGGAGGCCTGGGTATAAATTTGGCATCTGCTGATACTGTAGTTATATTTGATTCTGACTGGAACCCTCAAAATGACCTTCAGGCACAAGCTAGAGCACATAGGATTGGACAAAAGAAGCAG GTTAATATTTATCGACTGGTCACTAAGGGATCAGTAGAAGAAGATATCCTGGAAAGAGCTAAAAAGAAGATGGTTTTAGATCATTTGGTCATTCAAAGGATGGACACTACAGGGAAGACAGTATTGCACACAGGCTCTGCACCTTCTAG CTCTGCTCCTTTCAACAAAGAGGAGCTGTCAGCTATTTTAAAGTTTGGTGCTGAGGAACTTTTTAAGGAACCAGAAGGTGAAGAACAGGAGCCACAG GAAATGGACATAGATGAAATTTTGAAAAGAGCTGAAACACGGGAAAATGAAACTGGTCCATTAAGCGTGGGAGATGAGTTGCTTTCTCAGTTCAAG GTAGCTAATTTCTCCAACATGGATGAAGATGATATTGACTTGGAACCTGAACAAAATTCAAGGAATTGGGAAGAAATCATTCCAGAGGTGCACAGGCGAAGattagaagaggaggaaagacaaAAGGAACTGGAAGAAATATATTTACTTCCAAGAATGAGAAACTGTGCAAAACAG ATCAGCTTTAATGGAAATGAAGGGAGACGCTGTAGGAACAGGAGATATTCTGGATCAGATAGTGACTCAATCTCAGAAAGAAAACGCCCCAAAAAACGTGGAAGACCACGTACTATTCCACGGGAAAATATTAAGGGGTTTAGTGATGCAGAGATTCGGAG GTTTATCAAGAGTTACAAGAAATTTGGGGGCCCTCTTGAAAG GTTAGATGCCATAGCTAGAGATGCTGAACTGGTGGATAAATCTGAGATAGACCTCAGACGACTTGGAGAGCTAGTACATAATGGGTGTATCAAGGCTCTAAAGGATAACTCATCTGGACAGGAAAGAGCAG GAGGCAGACTTGGCAAAGTTAAAGGCCCAACATTCAGAATATCAGGAGTACAAGTCAATGCTAAACTAGTAATTGCACATGAGGAAGAACTAGAGCCTTTGCACAAATCCATTCCTTCAGATCCAGAGGAAAGGAAGAG GTATACCATTCCTTGTCACACTAAGGCAGCTCATTTTGATATGGATTGGGGCAAGGAGGATGACTCTAATCTTCTAATAGGCATTTATGAATACGGATATGGTAGTTGGGAAATGATAAAAATGGACCCAGATCTCAATTTAACACACAAG ATTTTACCAGATGATCCAGATAAGAAGCCCCAAGCCAAGCAGTTGCAGACTCGTGCAGACTACCTCATAAAATTACTCAATAAGGACCTTGCAAGGAAGGAAGCCCAAAGACTATCTGGAGCA GGTGgctcaaagagaagaaaaatgagaattAAGAAGAGCAAGACCATAAAAGCAGCAAAGATGAAGGAGGAGATAAAGAGTGACACATCACCAACCCCTTCAGATAagtctgaggaagaggaagaggaggatagCAAG GATGAAATGTCTTCTGTGAAACATCCaaataaaaagatgaaaacagaaaaagaaattgaaGAAAGTCTTGATGCAGATACTACCATGAAAAAGGAGGTGGATGACAAAAGAGAGACCAAGGAAAACAAAAGGGATCCGAAAagggacaaaaaggaaaaagaggacaagaaagagatgagggaaaaagagatgaaagataGGAGAGAAAACAAGGCAAAAGAATacatacaaaaagaaaaggaagtgaaagAAGACAAG ACAAATGAATTCAAACCTGACAACaaggacaaaacaaaaaaagcccctTCAGCAGATACACCTGTTCATATAACAGCAAGCAGTGAGCCAGTTCCTATATCTGAAGAATCTGAGGAGCTGGATCAGAAGACATTCAGtata TGCAAAGAAAGAATGAGGCCTGTCAAAGCAGCACTAAAACAACTGGATAGACCAGAGAAAGGTCTTTCAGAAAGGGAACAACTGGAACATACTAGACAATGTCTTATCAAAATTGGAGATCATATAACAGAGTGTTTAAAAGAATATACAAATCCAGAACAAATCAAACAGTGGAGAAA GAACTTGTGGATTTTTGTTTCCAAATTTACGGAATTTGATGCCAGAAAACTTCATAAATTGTACAAACATGCAATAAAGAAACGCCAAGAAACTCAg cAGCATAATGAACAGAACCTTAGCAGTAGTATGAATACCCATTTGAATAGAAATCCAG ATGTGGAACGACTAAAAGAGAACACAAATCATGATGATAGTAGCAGAGACAGTTATTCATCAGACAGGCACTTAGCACAGTATCATGATCATCATAAAGACAGACTTCATGGAGACAACTACAAAAAAAGTGATTGCAGAAAAAGGCCGTATTCTTCCTTTAGCAATGGAAAGGACCATAGAGATTGGGATCACTATAAACAGGATAACAG atacTATGGTGACAATAAACATAGAAAGCTAGATGACCACAGAAGTAGAGACCACAGGTCAAGTCTCGAAGGAAGCTTAAAAGACAGTCGATCACACACAGATCATCAAATAACTTTGGATCATCGATCTAGTTCAGACTACAGCCATCATAAATCTTCAAGGGATTATAGATACCACTCCGACTGGCAAATGGACCACAGAGCTTCCAGTAGTGGTCCTCGGTCACCATTAGATCAGAGATCACCATATGACTCACGATCTCCATTAGGACACAGATCTCCATTTGAACATTCAACAGATCACAAAAGTACACCAGAACATATGTGGAGTAGTCGGAAGACATAG